A single Anopheles funestus chromosome 2RL, idAnoFuneDA-416_04, whole genome shotgun sequence DNA region contains:
- the LOC125760810 gene encoding protein twist codes for MYNKMSSYETASSDGDLCHRVCDPDQYYESNGSYYTQLYPADSQNSGAQVTSAGGGGGVIIMDEEGYWGSPCSSSESHPDIHRDRYSPPTVAGTTVVSASGNASVVVSAIRNISQQQQHQPPDQSSLSTSSLSSASSTSSSMSASSSPYGGAGHPLPPGGYHQQQHHHHQQMPSSMYCSSSSIVYEKSNAGIYVPDEGYFGATGTSIDPVSGTTGNEHQSLMHMAPSSSGVIPGNGVPVVRVVKRRNTANKKERRRTQSINSAYTSLRDRIPNVPNDTKLSKIKTLRLAISYIAHLLAVVNGNQDPSCDFRAELVPSSRKINAERRAQKTLMQNFTANGTANGTVNAATSPPVTEGRKIKGRTGWPQHVWALETKTTIK; via the exons atgtacaacaaaatGTCCAGCTACGAAACTGCATCCTCCGATGGCGATCTTTGTCATCGTGTTTGCGATCCAGACCAGTACTATGAATCCAATGGAAGCTACTATACACAGCTGTATCCAGCAGATTCGCAAAATTCAG GAGCACAGGTGACCAGCGCCGGTGGTGGAGGAGGTGTGATCATCATGGACGAGGAAGGCTACTGGGGTTCACCGTGCAGTTCGAGCGAATCGCACCCAGACATTCACAGAGACCGATACTCACCCCCGACGGTGGCTGGGACGACGGTAGTTAGTGCCAGCGGGAATGCCTCGGTAGTGGTAAGCGCTATTCGCAACATctcgcaacagcagcagcaccaaccgCCCGATCAATCGTCCCTGTCGACATCGTCGCTGTCATCGGCTTCCTCCACGTCATCCTCTATGTCGGCGTCTTCGTCACCTTACGGAGGTGCTGGTCATCCACTTCCACCGGGCGGctaccatcagcagcagcaccatcaccatcaacaAATGCCATCGTCCATGTACTGCTCCTCCTCTTCGATTGTTTATGAAAAGAGTAACGCCG GGATTTACGTGCCGGATGAAGGATATTTTGGAGCAACCGGAACCTCTATTGATCCCGTTTCTGGCACCACGGGCAATGAACATCAGTCGCTTATGCATATGGCGCCCTCCTCTTCCGGCGTAATTCCCGGCAACGGTGTGCCAGTAGTGCGGGTGGTCAAGCGACGCAACACGGCCAACAAGAAGGAGCGTCGTCGGACACAAAGCATCAACTCGGCGTACACCTCACTGCGGGATCGTATTCCAAACGTTCCCAACGATACCAAACTGTCCAAG ATCAAAACGCTGCGACTGGCCATTTCCTACATCGCCCATCTGTTGGCGGTCGTGAATGGTAACCAGGATCCGTCGTGCGATTTCCGTGCCGAACTGGTGCCCTCGTCGCGCAAGATTAACGCCGAACGGCGTGCCCAGAAGACGCTAATGCAA AACTTTACCGCCAATGGAACCGCCAATGGAACCGTCAATGCAGCCACCAGTCCGCCGGTGACTGAAGGACGAAAAATCAAAGGACGTACCGGGTGGCCGCAGCACGTTTGGGCGTTGGAAACGAAAACCACCATCAAATAA
- the LOC125760806 gene encoding hydroxysteroid dehydrogenase-like protein 2, whose amino-acid sequence MINTGKLAGRTLFITGASRGIGKAIALRAAQDGANVVVAAKTADPHPKLPGTIYTAAKEIEAAGGKALPCVVDVRDEAAVRTAVQNAVAKFGGIDIVINNASAISLTPTEQTDMKRYDLMHQINTRGTFLVSKECIPYLRKSNHAHILNISPPLNMAPIWFSNHVAYTMAKYGMSMCVLGMAKEFESANIAVNALWPRTAIHTAAMEMLTGKESDQFSRKPEIMADAAYAILSKEPRLVTGKFMIDDEVLKAEGITDMKQYACVPENADKLMPDFFLDVEPEKLVEFAAEGSHAASLKKPAAAANGKIEGLFQKIESLLSEEIVRKTGAVYEFKVKGEEAGTWFADLKNGTGKVGKGNPPATADAILTMDSKHFFDMFTGKLKPANAFMTGKLKISGDLQKAMKLEKLMGGLKSKL is encoded by the exons atgattaatacTGG AAAGCTAGCTGGACGTACGCTCTTCATAACTGGAGCTTCTCGGGGCATCGGAAAAGCGATCGCACTGAGAGCGGCTCAAGATGGAGCAAATGTCGTGGTCGCGGCTAAGACAGCAGATCCACATCCGAAGCTTCCCGGCACAATCTACACAGCAGCAAAGGAGA TCGAAGCTGCTGGTGGCAAGGCCCTTCCTTGCGTAGTGGATGTGCGTGATGAAGCAGCCGTTCGGACGGCGGTACAGAATGCCGTGGCCAAGTTCGGTGGAATCGATATCGTAATCAATAATGCCAGTGCAATCTCTCTAACGCCCACGGAACAAACCGATATGAAGCGATACGATCTTATGCACCAGATAAACACGCGTGGCACTTTCCTGGT ATCAAAAGAATGCATTCCTTACCTTCGCAAGAGCAACCATGCACATATCCTGAACATTTCACCACCGTTGAATATGGCCCCAATTTGGTTCAGCAATCATGTCGCCTACACGATGGCCAAGTACGGGATGTCGATGTGTGTTCTAGGTATGGCGAAGGAGTTTGAGAGCGCCAACATTGCCGTCAATGCTCTCTGGCCACGCACGGCCATCCACACGGCAGCCATGGAGATGTTGACGGGTAAGGAGAGCGATCAATTCTCCCGCAAACCAGAAATCATGGCCGATGCGGCGTACGCTATCCTTTCGAAGGAACCTCGCTTGGTCACGGGCAAATTCATGATCGATGACGAGGTCCTGAAAGCGGAAGGTATTACGGACATGAAACAGTACGCCTGCGTGCCCGAGAACGCCGACAAACTAATGCCGGACTTTTTCCTCGACGTCGAGCCGGAAAAGCTGGTGGAGTTTGCGGCGGAAGGTAGCCATGCAGCTTCATTGAAGAAGCCGGCAGCTGCTGCTAATGGCAAGATTGAGGGACTGTTCCAGAAAATCGAAAGTCTGCTCAGTGAAGAGATCGTCCGCAAGACGGGAGCAGTGTACGAGTTCAAGGTGAAGGGAGAGGAGGCCGGTACGTGGTTCGCCGATTTGAAGAATGGTACCGGCAAGGTGGGTAAGGGTAACCCGCCGGCAACGGCCGATGCGATACTGACGATGGATTCCAAGCACTTCTTCGACATGTTCACGGGCAAACTGAAGCCGGCAAATGCATTTATGACGGGCAAGCTGAAGATTTCCGGCGATCTGCAGAAAGCGATGAAGTTGGAAAAATTGATGGGTGGACTGAAGTCTAAGCTTTAA
- the LOC125760822 gene encoding hydroxysteroid dehydrogenase-like protein 2 codes for MQNTGKLAGVTLFITGASRGIGKAIALKAARDGANIVLAAKTAEPHPKLPGTIYTAAAEIEAIGGKALPCIVDVRSEEAVRAAVLKAVQTFGGIDIVVNNASAISLTPTEQTDMKRYDLMHNINTRGTFLVSKECLPYLRKSKHAHILNISPPLNMEPHWFSNHVAYTMAKYGMSMCVLGMAREYEGANISVNALWPRTLIYTAAVEMLHGQEGYPFSRKPEIMADAAYAILCRSPGTSTGNFFIDDEVLAEEGVKDLAQYACVPGNALILTPDIFVNEKKSKL; via the exons ATGCAAAACACAGG AAAGCTTGCTGGCGTCACGCTATTTATTACCGGTGCGTCCAGAGGCATTGGCAAGGCGATCGCATTGAAAGCAGCTCGTGATGGTGCCAACATTGTGCTAGCGGCCAAAACGGCAGAGCCACATCCGAAGCTGCCCGGAACTATCTACACGGCTGCGGCGGAAA TTGAAGCGATCGGTGGAAAAGCGCTTCCATGCATCGTTGACGTGCGCAGCGAGGAAGCTGTCCGTGCTGCGGTGCTAAAAGCGGTCCAAACGTTCGGTGGTATCGATATTGTGGTTAACAATGCGAGTGCTATTTCCCTGACTCCAACCGAACAGACCGATATGAAGCGGTACGATCTGATGCACAACATCAACACCAGAGGGACTTTCCTAGT ATCGAAAGAGTGTCTTCCTTATCTGCGTAAAAGCAAGCATGCACATATTCTGAACATTTCCCCACCACTAAACATGGAGCCACACTGGTTCAGTAATCATGTTGCCTATACTATGGCCAAGTATGGAATGTCCATGTGTGTCCTCGGTATGGCACGGGAGTATGAAGGTGCCAACATTTCCGTGAACGCTTTGTGGCCCCGTACGCTCATTTACACAGCCGCAGTTGAGATGCTTCACGGTCAGGAAGGATATCCATTCTCgcgtaagccagaaataatGGCGGATGCTGCTTATGCGATCCTTTGCCGATCGCCAGGAACTAGCACCGGGAACTTTTTCATCGACGATGAGGTACTGGCAGAAGAAGGAGTTAAGGATTTGGCACAGTATGCTTGTGTTCCTGGAAACGCTCTTATTCTTACCCCCGACATCTTtgtaaacgaaaagaaatcaaaGTTATAG
- the LOC125760812 gene encoding N-acylneuraminate-9-phosphatase isoform X2 yields the protein MSTFRGAIKRLNCDSKISAIFFDLDNTLIATRKADAKACSKVADLLHREHGLSRELASETTTDYLTAFRRCPDNPDMALAQWRSQLWQDVLPVTHKHLASELYGRWLEWRYRYLALPTEVQTMLQTLRLQYLLGIITNGPTAAQWEKIDRLALNKYFDCILVSSDLPWAKPDRNIFYAACHYLGVPPGQCVMIGDKLETDIQGGIEANLGATVWLPLPTEQRIVGDRTMQDVPDHVRPDAIVDSVLKLPALLPPSTSFRGRTPAQMDTGDWEQKTTRNRAAQYNRILPEIPDLYSTYSSSSNDCSQHSNGSNSNSSS from the exons ATGAGTACATTCCGTGGTGCCATCAAGAGACTGAACTGTGATTCGAAGATATCTGCTATTTTCTTCGACCTTGATAACACTCTGATCGCAACCAGGAAAGCCGATGCAAAGGCATGCAGCAAG GTGGCCGATTTGCTTCACCGCGAACATGGCCTTAGTCGTGAGCTAGCAAGCGAAACCACTACCGACTATCTGACCGCGTTTCGCCGCTGCCCCGACAACCCGGACATGGCGCTGGCACAATGGCGTTCCCAGCTATGGCAGGACGTACTGCCGGTCACACACAAGCACCTGGCCTCGGAACTGTACGGACGGTGGTTGGAGTGGCGCTATCGCTATCTGGCCCTGCCGACGGAAGTGCAAACCATGCTCCAAACACTTCGGCTCCAGTACCTGCTCGGCATCATCACCAACGGTCCGACGGCGGCACAGTGGGAAAAGATCGACCGGTTGGCGCTGAACAAGTACTTCGATTGCATATTGGTATCCTCTGACTTACCGTGGGCCAAGCCCGATCGCAATATCTTTTACGCAGCTTGCCACTATCTAGGTGTCCCGCCCGGCCAGTGTGTGATGATCGGTGATAAGCTCGAGACCGACATTCAG GGTGGCATCGAGGCAAATCTGGGTGCGACGGTTTGGCTTCCCCTTCCGACGGAACAGCGTATCGTCGGGGACAGGACGATGCAGGACGTGCCCGACCATGTGCGGCCCGATGCGATCGTGGACAGTGTGCTGAAGCTGCCGGCCCTGCTACCGCCCTCGACGTCCTTCCGCGGACGAACGCCGGCACAAATGGACACCGGCGACTGGGAGCAGAAGACGACACGCAACCGAGCAGCACAGTACAATCGTATTCTACCGGAGATTCCCGATCTTTACAGCACGTACAGTAGCTCCAGCAACGATTGCAGTCAGCACAGTAAtggcagcaacagcaatagCAGCAGTTGA
- the LOC125760812 gene encoding N-acylneuraminate-9-phosphatase isoform X1 → MSTFRGAIKRLNCDSKISAIFFDLDNTLIATRKADAKACSKVADLLHREHGLSRELASETTTDYLTAFRRCPDNPDMALAQWRSQLWQDVLPVTHKHLASELYGRWLEWRYRYLALPTEVQTMLQTLRLQYLLGIITNGPTAAQWEKIDRLALNKYFDCILVSSDLPWAKPDRNIFYAACHYLGVPPGQCVMIGDKLETDIQDVYFCVLLYKTAHDPSFLGEDREPIRDTNEKRYHISAHPHIQSVSLSLDLHLFAPMPFSSILARICLEKKEQSSARHMGPRGWCCAPAAHISIQSPIHNLTFMNMNKQEQREEKWWLLLRPARHSNREENHHPNTYDHRARLLVHRGQFLKKKKETSKKAKMSN, encoded by the exons ATGAGTACATTCCGTGGTGCCATCAAGAGACTGAACTGTGATTCGAAGATATCTGCTATTTTCTTCGACCTTGATAACACTCTGATCGCAACCAGGAAAGCCGATGCAAAGGCATGCAGCAAG GTGGCCGATTTGCTTCACCGCGAACATGGCCTTAGTCGTGAGCTAGCAAGCGAAACCACTACCGACTATCTGACCGCGTTTCGCCGCTGCCCCGACAACCCGGACATGGCGCTGGCACAATGGCGTTCCCAGCTATGGCAGGACGTACTGCCGGTCACACACAAGCACCTGGCCTCGGAACTGTACGGACGGTGGTTGGAGTGGCGCTATCGCTATCTGGCCCTGCCGACGGAAGTGCAAACCATGCTCCAAACACTTCGGCTCCAGTACCTGCTCGGCATCATCACCAACGGTCCGACGGCGGCACAGTGGGAAAAGATCGACCGGTTGGCGCTGAACAAGTACTTCGATTGCATATTGGTATCCTCTGACTTACCGTGGGCCAAGCCCGATCGCAATATCTTTTACGCAGCTTGCCACTATCTAGGTGTCCCGCCCGGCCAGTGTGTGATGATCGGTGATAAGCTCGAGACCGACATTCAG GATGTGTATTTTTGCGTCCTCCTATATAAAACCGCTCACGATCCGTCCTTCTTGGGGGAAGATCGGGAACCCATACGAGACACAAATGAGAAAAGGTACCATATAAGCGCACATCCACATATACAGAGtgtatctctttctcttgatcttcatttatttgcacCAATGCCATTTTCATCCATCCTTGCCCGCATTTGCctagaaaagaaagaacaatCATCCGCGCGGCATATGGGCCCCCGGGGGTGGTGTTGCGCCCCCGCCGCTCACATTTCCATTCAATCCCCCATTCATAACCTCACCTTCATGAACATGAACAAGCAAGAACAGAGGGAAGAAAAGTGGTGGTTACTTCTTCGCCCAGCACGTCATTCGAACCGGGAAGAAAATCATCATCCGAACACATATGATCATCGAGCGCGCCTCTTGGTTCACCGGGGGCAATtcttgaagaagaaaaaagaaacaagcaagaaagcgaaaatgtcaaattaa
- the LOC125760785 gene encoding neurochondrin homolog: MSAEVSEPIKKCSLILKNAKSDTEKFAALFMVTKLIKGKDCNQAGKRMLFESIGFDFLRKLLTSKDVPDDCPASVYQSVALSILTCFCEDEQLATHQDMLDSIPVFLGIVSTCDDDEYDDNLIVINEAYHCLQSISLYESGRLALRRHDVITKMAQIYTQRSFQIDEALTLIVTLVSRFGANSWESDPKLFHALLQRVSLDFETDHAERKFELAEMISALLFHCRRDLVVRTVQGEIWPECLYKGISDILKSKIGKAQRDPALKLAANAVDVLGIEWTLHDVENPKKFFLLLLQLAAIEVRMQMDNKSFNQCVQQADLITACFIILELSINYMSTDQLDLDQKDKQQVYTGLKGAFSAVLGVLVKLANDTKKDRLQKAEKAFAYAMVRVLTAWMAQETTAMKNHVAKVLPFLFKLANESFYESRDYRIAHKADNVDDHEQQPPADILRVMLPAICHLVVEEEARQIFLKEKEEQVLYDCLLFHWSIAHYKKPPVPRAERLKRMNEPDPELTPQQLDDMKDSRTAIVSLCNILMNITVLEAKLVEESTLFAQLLRFIFENLPELKDIPDNLVMHGHLAVLGLLLLKQQASKIKKNDFSICRYIQTTIRFLWDAYNIDESNDPQALVVSLQYKEHWFEIMELWFLGMQTMSGIIKLIPWISEFAIESGWAEGIVETLRKVKIGTLPPNVKLAYEDFLSQLVDANPAVAPVLKKADALKVCRNHRMMDLGKKLFGD; the protein is encoded by the coding sequence ATGTCGGCCGAAGTGAGTGAACCCATTAAAAAGTGCTCGCTGATTCTGAAGAATGCGAAGAGTGACACGGAAAAGTTTGCCGCCCTGTTCATGGTGACGAAATTGATCAAGGGAAAGGACTGCAACCAGGCCGGCAAACGAATGCTGTTCGAATCGATCGGATTCGATTTCTTGCGCAAGCTGCTCACGAGCAAGGACGTGCCGGATGATTGTCCCGCCTCCGTCTATCAGAGTGTAGCGCTTTCGATTCTCACCTGCTTCTGTGAAGATGAGCAGCTCGCGACGCACCAGGACATGCTCGACAGCATACCGGTATTCCTGGGCATTGTGTCGACATGCGATGATGACGAGTACGACGACAACCTGATCGTCATCAACGAGGCGTACCACTGTCTGCAGAGCATTTCGCTGTACGAAAGTGGCCGGCTGGCTCTGCGCCGGCATGATGTCATCACAAAGATGGCGCAGATCTACACGCAGCGCAGCTTTCAGATCGACGAGGCACTGACACTGATCGTGACTTTGGTCTCCCGCTTTGGGGCCAACTCCTGGGAGAGTGATCCCAAGCTGTTCCATGCGCTGCTGCAGCGCGTGTCACTGGACTTCGAGACGGATCATGCCGAGCGTAAGTTCGAGCTGGCGGAGATGATCAGCGCGCTGCTGTTCCATTGCCGTCGCGATCTGGTGGTGCGCACGGTTCAGGGTGAAATCTGGCCCGAATGCTTGTACAAGGGTATCAGCGATATTTTGAAGAGCAAAATCGGAAAGGCACAGCGCGATCCAGCCCTGAAGCTAGCGGCGAACGCGGTCGACGTGCTCGGTATCGAGTGGACATTGCACGATGTGGAAAATCCGAAGAAAttcttcctgctgctgctgcagttggcTGCGATCGAGGTGCGCATGCAGATGGATAACAAAAGCTTCAACCAATGCGTTCAGCAAGCCGATCTGATCACCGCCTGCTTCATCATTCTCGAGCTGTCGATCAATTACATGTCCACGGATCAGCTTGATCTCGACCAGAAGGACAAACAGCAGGTGTACACCGGACTCAAGGGTGCTTTCTCGGCCGTGCTAGGTGTGTTGGTTAAGTTGGCGAATGATACCAAAAAAGATCGACTGCAGAAAGCGGAGAAGGCGTTTGCGTACGCGATGGTGCGCGTCCTGACTGCCTGGATGGCACAGGAAACGACGGCCATGAAGAACCACGTCGCTAAGGTCCTACCGTTTCTGTTCAAGCTGGCCAATGAATCATTTTATGAATCACGCGACTACCGCATCGCGCACAAGGCTGACAACGTGGACGATCATGAACAGCAACCTCCGGCAGACATTCTGCGCGTGATGCTACCCGCTATATGCCATctggtggtggaggaggaagCGCGTCAGATCTTTCTCAAGGAGAAAGAAGAGCAGGTCCTGTACGATTGTCTTCTGTTCCACTGGTCGATTGCACACTACAAAAAACCGCCGGTGCCCCGTGCCGAGCGTCTCAAGCGCATGAACGAACCAGACCCAGAACTGACACCTCAACAGTTAGACGACATGAAGGATTCACGAACGGCCATCGTTAGTCTGTGCAATATCCTGATGAATATTACCGTGCTCGAGGCCAAGCTGGTTGAAGAGAGCACATTGTTCGCCCAACTGTTGCGATTCATCTTCGAAAACCTGCCAGAGCTGAAGGATATCCCGGACAATCTTGTAATGCACGGTCACCTGGCCGTGCTCGGCCTGTTGCTACTAAAGCAGCAAGCTTCCAAGATCAAAAAGAACGATTTCTCCATCTGCCGCTACATCCAGACTACGATCCGGTTCCTGTGGGACGCGTACAACATCGACGAATCGAACGATCCGCAGGCATTGGTAGTGTCGTTGCAGTACAAGGAGCACTGGTTCGAGATCATGGAGCTGTGGTTCCTGGGCATGCAGACCATGAGTGGCATCATCAAGCTAATTCCCTGGATCTCCGAGTTTGCGATTGAGAGTGGCTGGGCCGAGGGCATCGTGGAAACGCTGCGCAAGGTGAAGATTGGCACGTTGCCGCCGAACGTTAAGCTGGCATACGAAGACTTCCTGTCGCAGCTCGTCGACGCTAATCCGGCCGTAGCGCCCGTGCTCAAAAAGGCGGACGCCCTCAAAGTGTGTCGCAACCATCGAATGATGGACCTGGGCAAGAAATTGTTTGGAGACTAG